One Leptospira wolbachii serovar Codice str. CDC genomic region harbors:
- a CDS encoding RecQ family ATP-dependent DNA helicase: MGNLIVDPFGFKEILRVTLDLRSELKTKFGFSEFRPGQEEAIRSVLNGEDTLAILPTGAGKSLIYQLPAAIQKNKLTLVISPLIALMKDQTESLLAKGIPAAFCNSTQDEVEQMTILAKSVKGEIRVLLVSPERALSNGFLRIFRELDLFALVVDEAHCVSQWGHDFRPEYRQIHVLRERHPRPNFPILALTATATERVQTDVQSSLGMKTPTVVLSTFFRPNLKFGVEYPAAERDKADRLIELLEPWKDGRKFPGRAIVYCATRKKTDEVYDLLKDFGFSVGKYHAGRTDGIRERTQNAYTSGKVPILVATNAFGMGMDQPDVRLVVHYQVPASLEAYYQEAGRAGRDGLDSECVLFYKAGDVATQVFMLSKETNFKGGDTLLKYMKEYANKEECRQVQLCSYFGETISPCGSCDICTEVGANLHRSKFLKTEAAKVQKKNEKRDYPLSEWEEETIQNFLKEHPAVFGKNIIAKTLVGKRTKDVLRYRMERNPFHGKLDGIPEEAVVAKLEIWVEQKKVLVAGAKYPKLYLPNFAKIKSKVSSSNSDDTGSSISKVKKPPTLNSQILKELMNYRDRKARQLKWKKFMVFQNPVLKRIAERKPRTLSELEATKGVGPAKVERFGNDIIEILAKWE; encoded by the coding sequence ATGGGGAATCTTATCGTTGACCCGTTCGGATTTAAGGAAATCTTGAGAGTTACCTTGGATCTACGCTCGGAACTCAAAACCAAATTCGGTTTTTCGGAATTTCGCCCGGGACAAGAAGAAGCCATTCGTTCAGTTCTGAATGGTGAAGATACACTTGCGATTTTGCCTACCGGTGCCGGAAAATCTCTTATCTACCAACTCCCGGCTGCCATTCAAAAAAATAAACTAACCCTAGTTATATCGCCACTCATAGCTCTCATGAAAGACCAAACAGAGAGTTTACTTGCCAAAGGAATTCCTGCTGCTTTTTGTAATTCTACACAAGATGAAGTGGAACAAATGACCATCCTTGCCAAGTCGGTAAAAGGAGAAATTCGAGTCCTTCTTGTTTCACCAGAAAGAGCACTGTCCAACGGATTTCTTCGTATCTTTCGGGAATTGGATTTATTTGCACTCGTTGTAGATGAAGCACATTGTGTGTCTCAATGGGGACATGACTTCCGTCCCGAATACCGCCAAATTCATGTTTTACGGGAACGTCATCCCCGCCCTAATTTTCCTATTCTTGCCCTTACGGCAACGGCTACAGAAAGAGTCCAAACGGATGTTCAGTCTTCTCTGGGAATGAAGACACCCACGGTAGTTCTTTCTACTTTTTTTCGGCCCAATTTAAAATTCGGTGTAGAATACCCGGCTGCCGAAAGGGACAAAGCGGATCGGTTGATAGAACTTTTAGAACCATGGAAAGACGGAAGGAAATTTCCTGGACGAGCTATTGTTTACTGTGCCACTCGAAAAAAAACCGATGAAGTGTATGATCTTTTAAAAGACTTCGGGTTCTCTGTTGGAAAGTACCATGCCGGTAGAACGGATGGGATCCGAGAACGAACCCAAAATGCTTATACGTCTGGTAAAGTTCCTATCCTTGTTGCCACCAATGCCTTTGGAATGGGAATGGATCAACCTGACGTTCGTTTGGTGGTTCATTACCAAGTTCCTGCCTCACTTGAAGCCTATTACCAAGAAGCAGGTCGGGCGGGAAGAGATGGACTTGATTCGGAATGTGTTTTGTTTTACAAAGCGGGCGATGTGGCCACCCAAGTTTTTATGTTGTCCAAAGAAACAAACTTCAAAGGTGGAGATACTCTCCTCAAATATATGAAAGAGTATGCCAATAAAGAAGAATGTAGGCAGGTCCAACTTTGTTCTTATTTTGGAGAGACTATTTCTCCTTGTGGGAGTTGTGATATTTGTACAGAAGTTGGCGCCAATCTCCATCGTTCTAAGTTTTTAAAAACAGAAGCTGCAAAAGTCCAAAAGAAAAATGAAAAGCGGGACTACCCTCTTTCTGAATGGGAAGAAGAAACCATCCAAAATTTTTTAAAGGAACATCCCGCTGTGTTTGGTAAGAATATCATTGCCAAAACTCTTGTGGGCAAACGTACTAAAGATGTTCTTCGGTATCGGATGGAACGAAATCCTTTCCACGGAAAGTTGGATGGAATTCCCGAAGAAGCAGTGGTCGCAAAATTAGAAATCTGGGTGGAACAAAAAAAAGTTTTGGTGGCCGGGGCCAAATACCCGAAACTCTATCTGCCCAATTTTGCCAAAATAAAATCGAAAGTATCATCATCTAACTCTGATGATACGGGAAGTTCGATTTCAAAAGTCAAAAAACCACCGACTCTCAATTCGCAAATTTTAAAAGAACTGATGAATTACCGAGACAGGAAAGCAAGACAACTCAAATGGAAGAAGTTTATGGTATTTCAAAATCCAGTTCTCAAACGAATTGCGGAAAGAAAACCAAGAACCTTATCTGAACTAGAAGCCACAAAAGGTGTGGGTCCTGCAAAAGTAGAACGGTTTGGAAATGATATTATCGAAATCTTAGCCAAATGGGAATGA
- a CDS encoding amidohydrolase family protein encodes MEKIAGKIVTHEREFEGTIEFDPSSGLITNVKEGIDPDARQFSDGSVIFPGFGDIHIHAREDVSGKHTYKEDFISAGNAAINGGVIHVADMPNNPVPPIDDETYAAKLALTTKAPIHITLYAGIGPHTKPLEKKVPYKVFMGPSIGELFFHDNASLEEVIQHYVGQDISFHCEDPEILIANQSKPTHEERRPKEAETVATDFALYLIEKYNLKGKLCHYSTKDGLSKIIAAKKRGVNVTCEVTPTHLMFDTDMLTETNHKWFQMNPPLRGKEDREAMVKGILEGHIDYLATDHAPHSIEEKQKGTSGISQLDTYGLFVTYMILKLNIPKTIIAKICAKNPGEFVSAYLPKKFGKGVGVINQGYAANFSVLNLKKPVEFQKSMVKSKSGWSPFEGFSFPGSIESVYFLGKEIHAK; translated from the coding sequence ATGGAAAAAATTGCAGGGAAAATCGTCACACACGAAAGAGAATTTGAAGGAACGATTGAATTTGATCCCAGTTCTGGACTCATCACCAATGTAAAAGAAGGAATCGATCCCGATGCTCGTCAATTTTCCGATGGTTCGGTCATTTTTCCTGGTTTCGGAGACATTCACATCCATGCAAGAGAAGATGTGAGTGGAAAACATACCTATAAAGAAGATTTTATCTCTGCTGGTAATGCCGCCATCAACGGGGGAGTGATCCATGTTGCGGATATGCCAAACAATCCTGTTCCTCCGATTGATGACGAAACTTATGCCGCAAAACTTGCGCTCACCACAAAGGCTCCCATCCATATCACTTTGTATGCAGGTATTGGCCCTCACACTAAACCATTAGAAAAAAAAGTTCCCTATAAAGTATTTATGGGCCCATCCATCGGAGAATTGTTTTTTCATGACAATGCCTCTTTAGAAGAAGTCATCCAACACTATGTTGGCCAAGACATCAGTTTCCATTGTGAAGATCCGGAAATCTTAATTGCCAACCAATCCAAACCCACACATGAAGAAAGACGCCCGAAAGAAGCAGAAACCGTAGCCACTGACTTTGCTTTGTATTTGATTGAAAAATACAATCTAAAGGGAAAACTTTGCCACTATTCCACAAAGGATGGCCTTTCTAAAATCATTGCTGCTAAAAAACGAGGAGTGAATGTCACTTGTGAAGTCACACCCACCCATTTGATGTTTGATACCGATATGTTGACAGAAACCAATCATAAATGGTTTCAAATGAACCCACCGCTACGGGGAAAAGAAGACCGGGAAGCCATGGTCAAAGGAATTTTGGAAGGCCACATCGACTATTTAGCAACGGATCACGCCCCTCATTCCATAGAAGAAAAACAAAAAGGTACCAGTGGGATCTCACAACTAGATACTTATGGGTTATTTGTCACCTATATGATACTTAAACTAAACATTCCGAAGACTATCATAGCAAAAATATGTGCCAAAAACCCGGGTGAGTTTGTTTCTGCCTACTTACCAAAGAAATTTGGAAAAGGGGTTGGAGTTATTAATCAAGGTTATGCGGCGAATTTTTCTGTCCTAAATTTAAAAAAACCAGTTGAATTTCAAAAATCAATGGTTAAAAGTAAGTCCGGCTGGTCACCCTTCGAAGGATTCAGTTTCCCTGGATCCATCGAATCAGTCTACTTTTTAGGCAAAGAAATTCATGCAAAATGA